Proteins encoded together in one Lathyrus oleraceus cultivar Zhongwan6 chromosome 5, CAAS_Psat_ZW6_1.0, whole genome shotgun sequence window:
- the LOC127079452 gene encoding uncharacterized protein LOC127079452: protein MATISNDRIPTNLPILDSKNYDKWAKQMRVLFGYQEVLEIVVNGVTQLGAEAADIQRATHKEEKKKDYKALFLIHSCVDNDNFEKVGDCESAKQAWEILEKAYVGAVKAKVVRLQTYKRQFELTQMKDKETINDYVTRITRFVNQIKSCGKTILEQNVVSKVLRSLTSRFDNIVVAIEESKDLTTLSKDELQSSLEAHEQRMDERGADKAKTEIALQARFNEKNKSSKGIFAARGKSNFQNFGSNDSQNSKHSTSEKGESSSKDSGHSNGFKKRDVSKVQCYKCRKFGHFANSCRGKSNENHNNEAKVAREEVDDEDTLLVMITEESYGIMDVPDSNYSSDSLRDSSCTIPENSEKTHSDRSALVTVRDGVQGRDEWYLDSGCSTHMTGRKDWFV, encoded by the coding sequence ATGGCAACCATTTCCAATGATCGAATTCCCACTAATCTCCCGATTCTTGATTCGAAGAACTATGATAAATGGGCAAAACAAATGAGGGTCTTGTTTGGTTATCAAGAGGTGCTTGAGATCGTCGTCAATGGAGTTACACAATTAGGGGCAGAGGCTGCCGACATTCAAAGAGCTACAcacaaagaagagaagaagaaggattacAAAGCCCTATTCTTGATTCATTCGTGTGTTGATAACGACAATTTCGAGAAGGTTGGCGATTGTGAATCGGCGAAGCAAGCATGGGAAATCTTGGAGAAAGCATATGTCGGTGCCGTCAAAGCGAAGGTTGTAAGGTTACAAACTTACAAGCGACAGTTTGAGTTAACACAAATGAAAGACAAAGAAACGATCAACGACTACGTTACGCGCATTACCCGGTTTgttaatcaaatcaaatcttGTGGGAAAACGATTCTTGAGCAGAATGTTGTATCGAAAGTATTGCGTTCGTTAACGTCGCGTTTCGACAACATAGTTGTGGCTATTGAAGAATCAAAGGATCTAACAACTTTGAGCAAGGATGAATTGCAAAGTTCGTTAGAGGCACATGAACAAAGGATGGATGAAAGAGGCGCCGACAAAGCCAAAACGGAGATTGCTTTGCAAGCGCGTTTCAATGAAAAGAATAAGAGTTCGAAAGGAATATTTGCGGCGAGAGGTAAATcaaattttcagaattttggtTCAAACGATTCGCAAAATTCAAAGCATTCGACGAGTGAAAAGGGTGAAAGTAGCTCCAAGGATAGTGGTCATAGCAATGGTTTTAAGAAGCGTGATGTGAGTAAGGTGCAATGCTACAAGTGTAGAAAGTTTGGACACTTTGCAAATTCGTGTCGTGGTAAATCGAATGAGAATCACAATAATGAAGCCAAGGTTGCTAGGGAAGAGGTAGATGATGAGGACACACTTTTAGTAATGATCACAGAGGAGAGTTATGGCATTATGGATGTTCCGGACAGCAACTACAGTAGTGACAGTTTGCGGGACAGCAGCTGTACTATTCCGGAAAATAGCGAGAAAACGCATTCGGATCGAAGTGCATTGGTTACCGTTCGTGATGGAGTCCAAGGGAGAGATGAGTGGTACTTGGATTCCGGTTGTTCAACACATATGACAGGTCGAAAAGATTGGTTTGTGTAA